One region of Flavobacterium sp. GSB-24 genomic DNA includes:
- a CDS encoding NADH-quinone oxidoreductase subunit C: MALENTQIQDKLTETFNNDVFNFQQERDIFSLEASADKITALILFLKNDPELRFHFLTDLCGIHYPDNEAERQFAVVYHLHNWYENKRLKIKVFLNGEKPEIKSISNIFLSSNWMERETYDFFGINFIGHPQLKRILNMDEMVSFPMRKEFPMEDSGRTDKDDRFFGRTTTNC, translated from the coding sequence ATGGCTTTAGAAAATACCCAGATTCAAGATAAACTTACAGAAACATTTAATAACGATGTTTTTAACTTTCAACAAGAAAGAGATATTTTTTCTTTAGAAGCTTCGGCTGATAAAATTACAGCGTTGATTTTATTCCTTAAAAACGATCCAGAATTACGTTTTCATTTCTTAACTGATTTATGTGGTATTCATTACCCAGACAATGAAGCAGAACGTCAATTTGCAGTTGTATATCACCTGCACAATTGGTACGAAAACAAAAGATTAAAGATCAAAGTTTTTCTAAATGGTGAAAAACCAGAAATCAAATCAATTTCAAATATCTTTTTAAGTTCAAACTGGATGGAAAGAGAAACATACGATTTCTTTGGTATCAATTTTATTGGTCACCCGCAATTGAAACGTATTTTGAATATGGACGAAATGGTGTCTTTCCCGATGAGAAAAGAATTCCCAATGGAAGACAGCGGAAGAACTGATAAAGACGACAGATTCTTTGGAAGAACAACAACAAATTGCTAA
- a CDS encoding NADH-quinone oxidoreductase subunit B — MSDSKVNMVAPPEGVVGEGFFATKLNDVVGLARANSLWPLPFATSCCGIEFMATMASHYDLARFGSERVSFSPRQADMLLVMGTISKKMAPILRQVYEQMSEPRWVIAVGACASSGGIFDTYSVLQGIDKVIPVDVYVPGCPPRPEQIVDGVMRLQELVKSESVRRRSSPEYQELLASYNIS; from the coding sequence ATGAGCGATTCAAAAGTAAATATGGTTGCGCCACCGGAAGGAGTTGTAGGAGAAGGTTTCTTCGCTACAAAACTTAATGATGTTGTTGGTTTGGCACGCGCGAATTCTCTTTGGCCTTTACCTTTTGCAACATCTTGTTGCGGAATTGAGTTTATGGCAACAATGGCTTCACATTACGATTTGGCACGATTTGGATCTGAGCGTGTGAGTTTTTCTCCACGTCAAGCAGATATGTTATTAGTAATGGGGACTATTTCAAAAAAAATGGCACCTATCTTAAGACAAGTATACGAACAGATGTCAGAACCTCGCTGGGTAATTGCAGTTGGAGCATGTGCTTCATCAGGAGGAATATTTGATACTTACTCTGTTCTTCAAGGAATTGACAAAGTAATCCCTGTTGATGTTTATGTGCCAGGATGCCCACCAAGACCAGAACAAATCGTAGATGGAGTAATGAGACTTCAAGAATTGGTAAAAAGCGAATCTGTGAGACGCAGAAGCTCACCAGAATACCAAGAATTATTAGCTTCATATAATATCTCATAA
- a CDS encoding NADH-quinone oxidoreductase subunit A, producing the protein MQSDQYSYIPILMQFILAVGFVVGTIIISGKLGPRRTSEVKDKNFECGVESVGNARIPFSVKYFLVAILFVLFDVEVIFLYPWAVNFKDLGIEGMLKMLVFMSLLLVGFFYIIKKKALEWE; encoded by the coding sequence ATGCAATCTGATCAATACAGTTACATTCCTATTTTAATGCAGTTTATTCTAGCTGTTGGTTTTGTAGTAGGAACAATCATTATTTCTGGAAAATTAGGACCAAGAAGAACCTCTGAAGTTAAAGATAAAAACTTCGAATGCGGTGTCGAATCTGTTGGTAATGCCCGTATTCCGTTTTCTGTTAAATATTTCCTAGTTGCCATTTTATTTGTATTGTTCGACGTAGAGGTAATTTTCCTTTATCCTTGGGCGGTAAACTTCAAAGATTTAGGAATTGAAGGAATGCTGAAAATGTTAGTTTTCATGTCATTACTTTTAGTTGGTTTCTTTTATATCATCAAAAAGAAAGCACTAGAGTGGGAATAA
- a CDS encoding cold shock domain-containing protein yields MRTGTVKFFNESKGYGFITDEETGKDIFVHASGINAEELREGDRVSYEEEEGRKGKVAAKVAVI; encoded by the coding sequence ATGCGTACAGGTACAGTAAAATTTTTCAATGAATCTAAAGGTTATGGATTCATTACAGACGAAGAAACAGGAAAGGATATCTTCGTTCACGCTTCAGGAATTAACGCGGAAGAATTACGCGAAGGAGACCGTGTAAGCTATGAAGAAGAAGAAGGAAGAAAAGGGAAAGTTGCTGCTAAAGTAGCAGTAATCTAA
- the aspS gene encoding aspartate--tRNA ligase, producing MYRSHNCGELNASNINTEVTLAGWVQKSRDKGFMNWVDLRDRYGITQLIFDESRTDKTVFELAKTLGREFVIQVKGTVIEREAKNKNIPTGEIEILVSELTILNTALTPPFTIEDETDGGEDIRMKYRYLDIRRNPVKNSLLFRHKVAMEVRKYLSDLDFCEVETPYLIKSTPEGARDFVVPSRMNEGQFYALPQSPQTFKQLLMVGGMDKYFQIVKCFRDEDLRADRQPEFTQIDCEMAFVEQEDILNVFEGLTRHLLKEIKGIEVDKFPRITYDYAMKTYGNDKPDIRFGMKFGELNEFAQHKEFPVFNSAELVVGIAVPGAGNYTRKEIDGLIDWVKRPQVGASGMVYVKCNEDGTFKSSVDKFYDQEDLTNWAKATEANPGDMIFVLSGPANKTRAQLSALRMELATRLGLRKPEEFAPLWVVDFPLLELDEESGRYHAMHHPFTSPKPEDMALLETEPGKVRANAYDMVLNGNEIGGGSIRIHDKATQQLMFKYLGFTEEEAKAQFGFLMDAFQFGAPPHGGLAFGLDRLVAILGGQETIRDFIAFPKNNSGRDVMIDAPAAIDDAQLKELHIKIDSI from the coding sequence ATGTATAGAAGTCATAATTGCGGCGAACTAAATGCCTCAAATATTAATACGGAAGTTACTCTAGCGGGCTGGGTACAAAAGTCACGCGATAAAGGATTTATGAATTGGGTTGACTTACGTGACCGTTACGGAATTACACAACTTATTTTTGATGAAAGCCGTACCGATAAAACAGTTTTTGAATTGGCTAAAACTCTAGGAAGAGAATTTGTTATTCAAGTAAAAGGAACTGTAATTGAGCGTGAAGCTAAAAACAAAAACATTCCAACTGGTGAAATCGAAATTTTAGTTTCTGAACTAACGATTTTAAATACTGCTTTAACTCCTCCATTTACAATTGAAGATGAAACTGACGGTGGAGAAGATATCAGAATGAAGTATCGTTATTTAGATATCAGAAGAAATCCTGTAAAAAACAGTTTATTATTCCGTCACAAAGTGGCAATGGAAGTTCGTAAATATTTATCAGATTTAGATTTCTGCGAAGTAGAGACTCCTTATTTAATTAAATCTACTCCAGAAGGAGCAAGAGATTTCGTTGTACCGAGCCGTATGAACGAAGGACAGTTTTATGCTTTGCCACAATCACCGCAAACTTTCAAACAACTTTTGATGGTTGGAGGAATGGATAAATATTTCCAAATCGTGAAATGTTTCCGTGATGAAGATTTACGCGCAGACCGTCAGCCGGAGTTTACACAAATCGACTGCGAAATGGCATTTGTAGAACAAGAAGACATTTTGAATGTTTTTGAAGGCTTGACAAGACATTTATTAAAAGAAATTAAAGGTATTGAAGTAGATAAATTCCCTAGAATTACTTACGACTATGCCATGAAAACATACGGAAATGATAAACCAGACATCCGTTTCGGAATGAAGTTTGGCGAATTAAACGAATTTGCACAGCATAAAGAGTTTCCAGTTTTTAATAGTGCCGAATTAGTTGTCGGAATTGCAGTTCCTGGAGCAGGAAATTATACTCGTAAAGAAATTGACGGGTTAATTGACTGGGTGAAACGTCCGCAAGTTGGAGCATCAGGAATGGTGTATGTAAAATGCAACGAAGACGGAACGTTTAAATCATCTGTAGACAAATTCTACGATCAAGAGGATTTAACAAACTGGGCAAAAGCTACAGAAGCAAATCCGGGAGATATGATTTTTGTACTTTCTGGTCCTGCAAACAAAACACGTGCACAGCTTTCTGCACTTCGTATGGAATTAGCAACTCGTTTAGGATTGCGTAAACCAGAAGAATTTGCACCATTATGGGTTGTAGATTTCCCATTATTAGAATTAGATGAAGAAAGCGGCCGTTATCATGCTATGCACCATCCATTTACTTCTCCTAAACCAGAAGACATGGCTTTGCTAGAAACAGAACCAGGAAAAGTTCGTGCAAATGCTTATGATATGGTTTTAAACGGAAACGAAATTGGCGGAGGATCTATTCGTATTCACGATAAAGCTACTCAGCAGTTAATGTTTAAATATTTAGGGTTTACCGAAGAAGAAGCAAAAGCGCAATTTGGTTTCTTAATGGACGCTTTCCAATTCGGAGCGCCTCCTCACGGTGGTTTAGCTTTTGGATTGGATAGATTAGTTGCTATTTTAGGAGGTCAGGAAACTATTAGAGATTTCATTGCTTTCCCTAAAAATAATTCTGGACGTGATGTTATGATTGATGCACCTGCAGCAATTGACGATGCACAATTGAAAGAATTACATATTAAAATCGATTCTATCTAA
- a CDS encoding TlpA disulfide reductase family protein, producing MKKLFVAGLVIFNALNVIGQSKNSIKFTAKISNRNSDTLVIKGKDNFKQVIPINKKEVFTAAFDAPKGFYMFSDGTESSNLYLKPNSEVNLTMNAKEFDETIVYKGKGVDESNFLAQQALKDENFQKDAFSKESGEFTALLDAKLKADTESLEKGNFDPEFKTALKRSFDGFHQYAAEEYERAAKANKMVGKASPDFNYDNFKGGKTKLSDLKGKYVYIDLWATWCAPCRAEIPYLQKIEEKYHGKNIEFVSISIDKLKDNEKWKKFVTDKHLGGTQLFADKDWESEFVVNYGVTGIPRFILIDPQGNVVKSEAPRPSDPELDKQLSALLN from the coding sequence ATGAAAAAACTTTTTGTTGCAGGGTTGGTAATTTTTAATGCTTTGAATGTTATTGGTCAAAGTAAAAATTCGATTAAGTTCACGGCTAAAATATCAAATAGAAACAGTGACACTTTAGTTATTAAAGGAAAAGATAATTTTAAGCAAGTAATTCCAATCAATAAAAAAGAGGTTTTTACTGCGGCTTTTGATGCTCCAAAAGGATTTTATATGTTTTCTGATGGAACAGAATCTTCAAATTTATATTTAAAACCAAATTCTGAAGTTAATCTGACCATGAACGCTAAAGAATTTGATGAGACTATTGTATATAAAGGTAAAGGTGTAGATGAAAGTAACTTTTTGGCGCAGCAAGCTTTAAAAGATGAAAACTTTCAGAAAGATGCTTTTTCTAAAGAATCAGGGGAATTTACAGCATTACTTGATGCTAAATTAAAAGCAGATACAGAAAGTCTTGAAAAAGGAAATTTTGACCCAGAATTTAAAACAGCACTAAAACGTAGTTTTGACGGTTTCCACCAATATGCTGCTGAAGAATATGAAAGAGCTGCAAAAGCTAATAAAATGGTTGGAAAAGCTTCTCCAGATTTTAATTACGACAACTTTAAAGGCGGAAAAACAAAACTGTCTGACTTAAAAGGGAAATATGTTTACATTGACCTTTGGGCAACTTGGTGCGCGCCTTGTAGAGCTGAAATTCCGTATCTTCAAAAGATCGAGGAAAAATATCACGGGAAAAACATTGAATTCGTAAGTATCTCTATTGATAAATTGAAAGACAATGAAAAATGGAAAAAGTTTGTGACAGATAAACATCTGGGAGGTACACAGCTTTTTGCAGATAAAGACTGGGAATCTGAGTTTGTCGTTAATTATGGTGTAACTGGAATTCCGAGATTTATCTTAATTGATCCACAAGGAAATGTTGTGAAGTCTGAAGCGCCTAGACCATCTGATCCTGAACTTGATAAACAGCTAAGTGCATTATTGAACTAA
- a CDS encoding membrane-binding protein, with the protein MKKCVILAAVLFSGILTAQETKPELEAVGNKVKATYYYDNGKIQQEGFFKDGKLDGVWVSYDENGNKTVVGEYADGLKTGKWMFFNEKNLSEVAYVDSKVSSVKNLQKNPVANRN; encoded by the coding sequence ATGAAAAAGTGTGTGATTTTAGCGGCTGTGTTATTCTCTGGAATTCTAACAGCACAAGAAACAAAACCTGAATTGGAAGCTGTTGGAAATAAAGTAAAAGCTACTTACTATTATGACAATGGAAAAATACAGCAGGAAGGCTTTTTTAAAGATGGAAAATTGGACGGTGTTTGGGTATCTTATGATGAAAACGGAAATAAAACTGTAGTAGGTGAATATGCAGATGGATTAAAAACTGGAAAATGGATGTTTTTCAATGAAAAAAATCTTTCTGAAGTAGCTTATGTAGATAGTAAAGTTAGTTCTGTTAAGAATTTACAGAAAAACCCTGTAGCCAATAGAAATTAA
- a CDS encoding PepSY-associated TM helix domain-containing protein has translation MGFKTKIRFLHKWLGLISGLIVFIISITGCIFCFHDEIKDVTRKEWRLVETQNKPFILPSVLEKKAKEIVPKNKTSMVSYYGKNRSAIVYTYSETENLYLYFNPYTSKYLKAENPETDFFIIVEYIHLYLLLPDYIGKHIIGGATIIFILLLISGLIQWWPKKRSDLKRSLTVKWSAKWRRVNYDWHNTSGFYISIIALILAITGLTFTYEWVGDGIYKTFNFGGDKAVETKLPVIDTTQFKTNSITAIDRAYIQTTKLQPNAEMFFVLIPQQKGDIISTGAYPHTLRYDHQSNYYFHPNDGKLIDKQPFENKTLGLQIVEMNYGIHTGQILDLPGKIIAFIASLFAAALPVTGFIIWYGRKYKRKRSKA, from the coding sequence ATGGGATTCAAAACCAAAATACGTTTTCTGCATAAATGGCTCGGATTAATTTCTGGGCTTATTGTTTTTATAATCAGTATTACAGGCTGTATTTTTTGCTTTCATGATGAAATAAAAGATGTTACAAGAAAAGAATGGCGATTGGTTGAAACTCAAAACAAACCGTTTATACTGCCTTCTGTTTTAGAAAAAAAAGCAAAAGAGATTGTTCCGAAGAATAAAACGAGCATGGTTTCTTATTACGGCAAAAACCGTTCAGCAATTGTTTATACTTATTCTGAAACTGAAAATTTATACCTCTATTTCAATCCTTATACTAGTAAATATTTAAAAGCAGAAAATCCAGAAACAGATTTTTTTATTATTGTTGAATACATTCATTTGTATTTACTTCTTCCCGATTATATTGGAAAACATATTATTGGCGGTGCGACCATTATTTTTATTCTGTTATTAATTTCTGGACTTATACAATGGTGGCCTAAAAAGAGATCCGACCTTAAAAGAAGTCTCACAGTAAAATGGTCTGCAAAATGGCGTCGGGTAAATTATGACTGGCATAATACTTCTGGTTTTTACATTTCGATTATAGCATTAATTTTAGCCATTACCGGACTTACCTTTACTTACGAATGGGTTGGCGACGGAATTTACAAAACATTTAATTTTGGCGGCGACAAAGCAGTCGAAACAAAACTTCCTGTAATTGACACAACTCAATTCAAAACCAATTCAATTACAGCAATAGATCGCGCTTATATTCAAACCACAAAACTACAGCCAAATGCCGAAATGTTTTTTGTATTAATCCCGCAGCAAAAAGGAGATATTATTAGTACAGGCGCTTATCCGCACACGTTAAGATACGATCATCAAAGCAATTATTACTTTCATCCAAATGATGGGAAATTAATTGATAAACAACCTTTTGAAAACAAAACTCTGGGATTACAGATTGTCGAAATGAATTACGGAATTCACACCGGCCAAATATTAGATTTACCCGGAAAAATTATTGCTTTTATAGCAAGCTTATTTGCTGCAGCGCTTCCTGTAACTGGATTTATTATTTGGTACGGAAGAAAATACAAAAGAAAAAGATCTAAGGCATAA
- a CDS encoding PepSY-associated TM helix domain-containing protein — MNNRHYNIYFHTHTVSGIVISVVLFVIFFAGSFSFFRDDIINWERSESTAITREIQLDYNKALQHLDKKYVLHGRNITISKPSTEERVAVYMEGTKDTLAPAKQKEGQFFYLNTKNFKSFTYEESYSLGELLYRLHFLAQIPYPIGYYLSGFTALFFLFAIVTGVLLHWKKIVSNFYMFRPKEKLKTLWTDAHTALGMIGLPFQFVYAVTGAFFMIKLLIVAPAVMALYNGDQDKLYKELEYKDPDYKFENKKLAAPFNIDELVAKTKKNWSDFEITRVFIQNYGDANMHVLVEGELLSHKKFTGIGKVVYRIADGKEIAKKDPISQTSYLDVVKNVLYRIHFGDYGGYALKIVSFILGIITCFVIISGVMIWLVARQKNNMPEKKRRFNAAVVRIYLAICLSMYPITALAFIGSKIFYPLSQSNLFTLYFGGWLLLAIFFIIKKNDAFTNKFCLISGSFLGFLIPITNGIVSGDWFWTSFLNNKIQIFFIDVFWIFLASISLYVAYHLKSKKAVA, encoded by the coding sequence ATGAACAACCGTCATTACAATATCTATTTTCATACACATACTGTCAGCGGAATCGTTATCAGTGTAGTGCTTTTTGTAATTTTCTTTGCTGGATCTTTTTCTTTTTTTAGAGATGATATCATTAATTGGGAAAGAAGTGAATCTACAGCAATTACAAGAGAAATTCAGTTAGACTACAATAAAGCCCTGCAGCATCTTGATAAAAAATATGTTTTGCACGGAAGAAATATTACTATTTCTAAGCCTTCTACAGAAGAAAGAGTAGCTGTTTATATGGAAGGGACCAAAGATACTCTGGCTCCAGCCAAGCAAAAAGAAGGACAGTTTTTTTATTTAAACACAAAAAACTTTAAATCTTTTACTTATGAAGAATCATATTCTTTAGGTGAGCTATTATATCGTTTGCACTTCTTAGCACAAATTCCTTATCCAATAGGATATTATCTTTCAGGTTTTACAGCTCTATTTTTCCTATTCGCAATTGTAACTGGAGTATTGCTTCATTGGAAAAAAATTGTATCTAACTTTTATATGTTCCGTCCGAAAGAAAAATTAAAAACACTTTGGACAGATGCGCACACGGCGCTTGGAATGATTGGTTTACCATTTCAATTCGTATATGCAGTTACAGGTGCTTTTTTTATGATCAAACTTTTGATCGTAGCTCCCGCAGTAATGGCTCTATACAATGGCGATCAAGATAAATTGTATAAAGAATTAGAATATAAAGATCCTGATTATAAATTTGAAAATAAGAAACTAGCAGCTCCTTTTAATATTGATGAGCTGGTTGCTAAAACAAAAAAGAATTGGTCTGATTTTGAAATCACACGCGTTTTTATTCAAAACTACGGCGATGCGAACATGCATGTTTTAGTTGAAGGAGAACTTTTAAGCCACAAAAAATTTACTGGAATCGGAAAAGTTGTTTACAGAATTGCTGATGGAAAAGAAATTGCTAAAAAAGATCCGATCTCTCAAACGAGTTACTTAGATGTTGTAAAAAATGTTTTATACCGCATTCATTTTGGTGATTATGGCGGATATGCTTTAAAAATCGTGAGCTTTATTTTAGGAATTATTACCTGTTTTGTAATTATCTCTGGAGTTATGATTTGGTTGGTTGCAAGACAGAAAAATAATATGCCTGAAAAGAAAAGACGATTCAATGCAGCTGTTGTTCGCATTTATCTGGCTATTTGTTTGAGCATGTATCCAATTACTGCTTTGGCTTTTATTGGAAGTAAAATTTTCTATCCGTTGAGCCAATCGAATCTATTTACGCTTTATTTTGGCGGATGGTTATTACTTGCAATCTTCTTTATCATTAAAAAGAACGATGCTTTTACCAATAAATTCTGTTTAATTTCAGGAAGTTTTTTAGGATTTTTAATTCCAATTACAAACGGAATTGTTTCAGGAGATTGGTTTTGGACATCTTTCTTAAACAACAAAATTCAAATTTTCTTTATTGATGTTTTCTGGATTTTCCTGGCTTCGATTTCATTATACGTTGCCTACCATTTAAAATCTAAAAAAGCGGTTGCTTAA
- a CDS encoding TonB-dependent receptor: MKSKFTISFLSFCFFLLAGTIASAQEKATIKGQISLSNDEAADNVSVSLKGTKIGTNTDSNGFYEIKNLKPGNYVIRVSAVGYSSKEKSITLNNGDDLVEDFIISSNSEQLDEIVLNGNAKKNTFARKETQQVSRLPLKNLENPQVYTTITSELLKEQVVTNIDDALKNAPGLTPLWASTGRGGDGAGYFSLRGFAVQPTMINGLPGLSNGGLDPANIDKIEVIKGPSGTLFGSSLISYGGLINLTTKKPYDHFGGEVSYTAGSNGLNRVTADVNTPVDDEHKINFRVNTAYHTENSFQDAGFKKSFFFAPSLSYQVSDKLSFFINTEFMNNKQTNPTMLFLDRGAVLRVHNMDELGYDNKRSYTSNELAIETPSYNLQGQMMYKFNDQWTSQTVVSRGSSSSEGYYSYIYEGTQYAPDEISEGIVLSRYMNYQNSTTLTTDIQQNFIGDFKIGNMRNRIVAGLDYFNRGLIDNSSNYVTNGNIYIGNLDVATVNQYLYQITDPAKYITNGDNGNLTKAGTDALIANAGISMNRTKQEVYSAYVSDVFNFTPALSAMASLRVDRFITAGNVATKDDDFNQTSFSPKFGLVYQPILDKVSIFANYMDGFANSAPVTEILADGSTRPRTFKPEHANQFEIGTKLNVFQDKLYATFSYYDIQVKDQVYVIYGATTQTAFQDGAQRNKGFEAEFVANPVAGLNIVAGYSYVDAILNAGDPSFVGQRPESSGPRNLANLWASYKFPQGDLQGFGLGFGGNYADKNLIMNRNVIGQFALPSYTVLNSSVFYGTEKYTLTLKLDNITNVDTYDGWSTIHPRNMRTVAANFSYRF, encoded by the coding sequence ATGAAATCTAAATTTACAATTTCTTTTTTGAGTTTTTGTTTTTTCTTATTAGCGGGCACAATAGCTTCTGCACAGGAAAAAGCAACTATTAAAGGTCAAATTAGTTTATCCAATGATGAAGCTGCTGATAATGTTTCGGTATCATTAAAAGGAACCAAAATAGGAACCAATACAGATAGCAATGGTTTTTATGAAATTAAAAATCTTAAACCAGGAAACTACGTAATTAGAGTTTCTGCTGTCGGGTACTCATCAAAAGAAAAAAGTATTACCTTAAATAACGGTGATGATTTAGTTGAAGATTTTATTATTAGCTCAAATTCAGAACAATTAGATGAAATTGTTTTAAATGGAAATGCTAAAAAAAACACATTTGCTCGTAAAGAAACACAACAAGTTTCAAGATTACCTCTTAAAAATCTTGAAAATCCACAAGTATATACTACAATTACAAGCGAACTTTTAAAAGAGCAAGTTGTTACAAATATTGATGACGCTTTAAAAAATGCTCCAGGATTAACACCGCTTTGGGCCTCTACGGGTCGTGGAGGTGACGGTGCAGGATATTTTTCGTTAAGAGGATTTGCTGTACAGCCAACTATGATTAATGGATTACCAGGATTATCAAACGGAGGTTTAGATCCTGCAAACATTGATAAAATTGAAGTAATCAAAGGACCATCTGGAACTTTATTTGGAAGTAGTTTAATCTCTTACGGAGGTTTAATTAACTTAACTACAAAAAAACCTTACGATCATTTTGGTGGAGAGGTTAGTTATACTGCTGGAAGTAATGGTTTAAACAGAGTTACTGCAGATGTTAATACTCCAGTAGACGACGAGCACAAAATTAATTTCCGTGTAAATACAGCTTACCACACAGAAAATAGTTTTCAAGATGCAGGATTCAAAAAATCATTCTTTTTTGCACCATCATTATCATACCAAGTTAGTGACAAACTTTCGTTTTTCATCAATACAGAATTTATGAACAACAAACAGACTAACCCTACTATGTTATTTTTAGATAGAGGTGCTGTATTGAGAGTTCATAATATGGATGAATTAGGTTATGATAATAAACGTTCTTACACTAGTAATGAACTTGCAATTGAAACACCATCATACAACTTACAAGGTCAAATGATGTACAAATTTAATGATCAATGGACTTCGCAGACTGTAGTTTCAAGAGGTTCATCTTCATCTGAAGGATACTATTCTTACATCTACGAAGGCACGCAATATGCTCCTGATGAGATAAGTGAAGGAATTGTTTTATCACGTTATATGAATTACCAAAATTCAACAACCCTAACAACTGACATTCAGCAGAACTTTATTGGCGATTTCAAAATTGGAAACATGAGAAACAGAATCGTTGCTGGTTTGGATTACTTTAATAGAGGATTAATTGACAATAGTTCAAATTATGTAACAAATGGTAATATTTACATTGGTAATCTAGATGTAGCAACTGTAAATCAGTATTTATACCAAATTACAGACCCAGCTAAATATATTACAAATGGAGATAATGGAAATCTAACTAAAGCAGGAACTGACGCTCTTATCGCTAATGCAGGAATTAGCATGAATAGAACAAAGCAAGAAGTTTATAGTGCTTATGTTTCTGATGTATTTAACTTTACTCCTGCTTTGTCTGCAATGGCAAGTTTACGTGTGGACCGTTTTATTACTGCTGGAAATGTAGCAACAAAAGATGATGATTTTAATCAAACTTCTTTTTCTCCTAAATTTGGTTTAGTGTACCAGCCAATTCTTGATAAAGTTTCGATTTTTGCAAACTATATGGATGGTTTCGCTAATTCTGCTCCAGTAACAGAAATTTTAGCTGACGGATCTACACGTCCAAGAACTTTTAAACCAGAGCATGCTAACCAATTCGAAATTGGAACAAAATTAAACGTGTTTCAAGATAAACTTTATGCAACATTCAGCTACTATGACATTCAAGTAAAAGATCAAGTTTACGTAATTTATGGTGCAACAACTCAAACAGCTTTCCAAGATGGAGCACAAAGAAACAAAGGTTTTGAAGCAGAATTCGTGGCAAATCCAGTTGCTGGTTTAAACATCGTTGCTGGTTACAGTTATGTTGATGCTATCTTAAACGCTGGAGATCCATCGTTTGTAGGACAAAGACCAGAAAGTTCTGGACCAAGAAATTTAGCAAATCTTTGGGCAAGTTATAAATTCCCTCAAGGAGATTTACAAGGTTTTGGTTTAGGTTTTGGAGGAAACTATGCTGATAAAAACTTAATCATGAACAGAAATGTTATAGGTCAGTTTGCATTACCTTCTTATACAGTTTTAAATTCATCAGTATTCTACGGAACTGAAAAATATACCTTGACATTAAAATTAGACAATATTACTAATGTTGACACTTACGATGGTTGGTCTACAATTCATCCAAGAAATATGAGAACTGTTGCAGCAAACTTCTCATACAGATTTTAA